A window of the Deltaproteobacteria bacterium genome harbors these coding sequences:
- a CDS encoding cold-shock protein: MSEGTVKWFNDSKGFGFIEQENGPDVFVHFSAIQDEGFKSLNEGEKVQFDIVDGQKGPQAANVVKL; the protein is encoded by the coding sequence ATGTCAGAAGGTACGGTAAAATGGTTCAACGATTCAAAAGGTTTTGGTTTTATCGAGCAGGAAAACGGCCCGGATGTGTTTGTACATTTTTCCGCCATTCAGGATGAAGGATTCAAGTCTCTGAATGAGGGGGAAAAGGTTCAATTCGATATTGTCGACGGCCAGAAAGGCCCCCAGGCGGCAAACGTCGTTAAGCTTTAA
- the hcp gene encoding hydroxylamine reductase, translating into MFCYQCEQAAQGKGCEKVGVCGKDPKVAALQDLMIYQAKGIGWLAHHARGLGEKNEGVDRYIAKALFTTVTNVDFDPDRLAQWIREGGRIRRIAADLYREAERKSGGKVNETAWPAPALYEPAESIEVLLNEAGNLEGVGVTNGADEDIRSLRELLIYGLKGMAAYVDHAALLGKEEDSVYAFFHKALSAVCAPDIAMEALLGLNMECGTMNLTAMELLDAGHTERFGHPEPTPVRTGLKKGPAIIITGHDLVDLEALLKQTEGTGINIYTHGEMLPAHGYPGLRKYTHLAGHFGTAWQNQRKEFDGIPAAILFTTNCIQKPKESYMDRVYTTGLVAWPGITHVKRTDFSAVIEKAKALGGSAEDQGGTTLTTGFARNAVLSVADKVVGAVKSGAIKHFFLVGGCDGAKPGRNYYTEFVEKAPKDTVILTLACGKFRFNHLDLGDIGGIPRLLDIGQCNDAYSAIKIASALAEAFDCGVNDLPLSFILSWYEQKAVVILLSLLALGIKGIRIGPTLPAFLSPNVVNYLVENFDVKPISTPCLDLAEIMEEKVCTEA; encoded by the coding sequence ATGTTCTGTTATCAATGCGAACAGGCGGCACAGGGAAAAGGGTGTGAAAAGGTGGGGGTCTGCGGCAAGGATCCGAAGGTCGCCGCCCTGCAGGATCTGATGATCTACCAGGCAAAGGGGATCGGATGGCTTGCCCATCATGCACGGGGATTGGGCGAGAAGAACGAAGGGGTTGATCGTTATATCGCCAAGGCCCTTTTCACCACCGTCACCAATGTAGATTTCGATCCCGACCGTCTGGCACAATGGATTCGGGAAGGCGGACGGATCCGCAGGATTGCCGCCGATCTTTACCGGGAGGCGGAACGGAAATCGGGCGGAAAGGTCAATGAAACGGCGTGGCCGGCGCCCGCGCTCTATGAACCGGCGGAGTCGATCGAGGTCCTCCTTAACGAAGCCGGGAATCTTGAAGGAGTAGGTGTCACAAACGGCGCCGATGAAGATATCCGTTCCCTCCGGGAACTCCTGATCTACGGCCTCAAGGGGATGGCGGCCTACGTCGATCATGCGGCCCTCCTCGGCAAGGAAGAGGATTCCGTTTACGCCTTTTTTCACAAGGCCTTATCCGCCGTTTGTGCTCCGGACATTGCCATGGAGGCCCTTTTGGGGCTCAACATGGAGTGCGGCACCATGAATCTTACGGCCATGGAACTCCTTGACGCCGGGCACACGGAACGCTTCGGCCACCCCGAACCGACACCGGTCCGGACGGGGCTGAAGAAGGGACCGGCCATCATTATCACCGGCCATGACCTTGTCGATCTCGAAGCGCTCCTGAAGCAGACGGAAGGGACAGGCATCAATATATACACCCACGGAGAGATGCTCCCGGCACATGGATATCCGGGCCTCAGGAAATATACACATCTGGCCGGTCACTTCGGCACGGCCTGGCAGAACCAGCGGAAGGAATTCGACGGGATCCCCGCTGCGATCCTCTTTACCACCAACTGCATCCAGAAACCGAAGGAAAGCTACATGGACCGGGTCTACACCACCGGTCTTGTCGCCTGGCCGGGGATCACCCACGTGAAGAGAACGGACTTCTCCGCCGTCATCGAGAAAGCAAAGGCCCTTGGGGGTTCCGCCGAGGACCAGGGAGGGACAACCCTCACCACCGGTTTCGCCCGCAATGCCGTCCTCTCCGTCGCCGACAAGGTCGTCGGGGCGGTCAAGAGTGGGGCGATCAAGCACTTCTTCCTCGTCGGCGGCTGCGACGGCGCCAAACCGGGGCGGAACTATTACACCGAATTTGTCGAGAAGGCTCCGAAGGATACGGTGATCCTGACCCTTGCCTGCGGGAAGTTCCGCTTCAACCATCTCGACCTGGGCGACATCGGCGGGATTCCCCGGCTTCTCGATATCGGCCAGTGCAACGACGCCTACTCTGCGATCAAGATCGCTTCAGCCCTCGCGGAGGCCTTCGACTGCGGCGTCAACGACCTGCCTCTCTCCTTCATTCTCTCCTGGTACGAGCAGAAGGCCGTGGTCATCCTGCTTTCGCTCCTGGCCCTCGGGATCAAGGGGATCCGGATCGGACCGACCCTTCCGGCCTTTCTCTCCCCCAACGTCGTCAACTACCTGGTGGAAAACTTCGACGTCAAACCGATTTCCACCCCCTGTCTCGACCTGGCGGAGATCATGGAAGAGAAAGTTTGCACGGAGGCGTAA